A genomic segment from Aquila chrysaetos chrysaetos chromosome 11, bAquChr1.4, whole genome shotgun sequence encodes:
- the LRRTM3 gene encoding leucine-rich repeat transmembrane neuronal protein 3 isoform X4 — protein sequence MTDVWGDNFSKLFLFPGFNVIRLLSGSAVALVIAPTVLLTMLSSAERGCPKGCRCEGKMVYCESQKLQEIPSSISAGCLGLSLRYNSLQKLKYNQFKGLNQLTWLYLDHNHISNIDENAFSGIRRLKELILSSNRISYFLNNTFRPVTNLRNLDLSYNQLQSLGSEQFRGLRKLLSLHLRSNSLRTIPVRIFQDCRNLELLDLGYNRIRSLARNVFAGMIRLKELHLEHNQFSKLNLALFPRLVSLQNLYLQWNKISVIGQTMSWTWSSLQRLDLSGNEIEAFSGPSVFQCVPNLQRLNLDSNKLTFIGQEILDSWISLNDISLAGNIWECSRNICSLVNWLKSFKGLRENTIICASPKELQGVNVIDAVKNYSICGKSTTERFELARALPKPTFKPKLTRPKHDSKPPLPPTIGATESSSEPEHDTEHISFHKIIAGSVALFLSVLVILLVIYVSWKRYPASMKQLQQRSLMRRHRKKKRQSLKQMTPSTQEFYVDYKPTNTETSEMLLNGTGPCTYNKSGSRECEV from the coding sequence ATGACTGATGTGTGGGGGGATAACTTTTCtaagttgtttttatttccaggtTTCAATGTAATTAGGCTACTGAGCGGATCAGCTGTAGCTCTGGTAATAGCCCCTACTGTATTACTGAcaatgctttcttctgctgaacGAGGATGCCCTAAGGGCTGTAGGTGTGAAGGCAAAATGGTATATTGTGAATCTCAGAAATTGCAGGAGATTCCCTCAAGTATATCTGCTGGTTGTTTAGGTTTGTCCCTTCGATATAACAGCCTCCAAAAACTAAAATACAATCAATTTAAAGGTCTTAATCAACTCACCTGGCTCTATTTAGACCATAACCACATCAGCAATATTGACGAAAATGCTTTCAGTGGAATACGCAGACTAAAAGAGTTGATCTTGAGTTCCAACAGAATCTCCTATTTTCTTAATAATACCTTCAGACCTGTGACAAATCTCCGGAATTTGGATCTGTCATACAATCAGCTGCAGTCTCTGGGATCTGAACAGTTCAGGGGCTTAAGGAAGCTGCTGAGTTTACATTTGCGATCCAATTCCCTAAGAACCATCCCTGTTCGAATATTTCAAGACTGTAGGAACCTTGAACTGTTGGACCTGGGTTATAATCGCATCCGAAGTTTAGCAAGGAATGTCTTTGCAGGCATGATCAGACTGAAAGAGCTTCATCTGGAGCACAATCAATTTTCTAAGCTCAACCTGGCACTTTTTCCAAGGCTAGTCAGCCTTCAGAACCTTTATTTACAGTGGAATAAAATCAGTGTGATAGGACAAACTATGTCCTGGACCTGGAGCTCATTACAAAGACTTGATTTATCTGGCAATGAAATAGAAGCTTTCAGTGGACCTAGTGTTTTTCAGTGTGTGCCCAATTTACAGCGCCTCAACCTGGATTCAAACAAGCTCACATTTATTGGTCAAGAAATTTTGGATTCTTGGATATCTCTCAATGACATCAGCCTTGCTGGGAATATATGGGAATGCAGCAGAAACATTTGCTCTCTGGTAAACTGGCTTAAAAGTTTTAAAGGGCTGAGggaaaatacaattatttgtGCCAGCCCCAAAGAGCTGCAAGGGGTGAATGTTATTGATGCAGTGAAAAACTACAGCATCTGTGGCAAAAGTACCACGGAAAGGTTTGAATTAGCACGAGCTCTCCCAAAGCCAACGTTTAAACCAAAACTCACCAGGCCTAAACACGACAGCAagccccctctgcccccaacTATTGGAGCCACTGAATCAAGCTCTGAACCTGAGCACGACACAGAACACATCTCCTTCCATAAAATCATAGCAGGCAGCGTGGCCCTTTTCTTGTCTGTGCTTGTGATCCTGCTGGTAATCTATGTGTCATGGAAGCGTTACCCAGCCAGTatgaagcagctgcagcagcgcTCTCTCATGCGAaggcacaggaaaaagaaaagacagtcaCTGAAGCAAATGACTCCAAGCACACAGGAATTTTATGTAGATTACAAACCTACCAACACTGAAACCAGTGAGATGCTGCTGAATGGAACAGGACCCTGCACGTATAACAAATCAGGCTCCAGGGAATGTGAG